The genome window TCGCCCGGGGCTGCGATTGGGTCTGCGTCCCATGAAAGTGTTACGACTTGGTTGTCGCAGACATCGTTGTCACATTCGTACACACAACGTCCAAAGGTGTTTCTCTTGCTAACCTCTTCTGCCGGGGTGTCTTCTGAGTAATCCTCCGCAAGTTTGGCGAGAACAGCCTTCTTAGCCGCTTCTGGTGCACCATTTGGGATACAGTCTTCAATTTCAGGTGCGACAACCGTGCAAAAGTGCTCTTGTTGCTGACTCTTGAGATCAGCTCCTGTGTAAATTCGCTTGGCCGAGAACTGGCACGATGGTTCATAAGCGCATGATAAGCAATTGGTGGCATATCCAGCTTCCACAggctttctctcttttctaaAATATTGGAGAGATCCAGAAGAGCTTATGTCTTTGGGAACATGGGTTGGCTTGTTAGAGCCTGGAGGTGCGGCAGCCAAAATCCAGTAGAGGATGTCCATGTCGTGGCATGACTTGGCAAGGAGTGATGGAGCTGCCGCTTTTTCATTGCGCCAGTTTCCTCTAGCATGATATTAGCCTTTATCACTTGTTCAAACCCATCAGTCGACAACTTACCTGACGTAACTGTGTGTAAAGTGATAACAACCCACTGGTTCTGTGTGATTAACAGCCATGATGTCCCCGATGACCTTGTCCTCAAGTAGAagtttcctcatcatcacgtTGTGAGGACTATAACGAAGGACATGGCCGATAGCGAACAAAGTTTCTGAGGATCCGGAGGGATCGGGCGAAAGGCTCCTATAAATCGCCATACAATCCTTCAAATTGGGGGCTAGAGGCTTCTCGCACATGATGTGTAGTTTCAGCGgtgcaaggccaagaacaacatccTTATGCATGCCATCTTGAACACAAATGAAGACTGCATCAACGCCCTCAGGAACACCTGTAGCCCCAGAAGCGACTGCTTGCCTTCTGCTAAGCTCCCATTGAACGAACTCGGGCCAGTCGCCGAACTCCTCCCCAGGAGCTGGCTCCCGCGTACCCCAGATGTATTTGCGACCGAGATGCCGTCTCTTGAGTGCGATAGGCTCTACGACACCCACGATAACGCCATTACTCGAAttcttgatagcctcggCATAGGCCTTGCCACGGTTCCCAGCGCCGATGATTAGTAGACGTGGAGGCGAGGCAGAAAAGGCTGGACGTTCTGGTGGTGGGAGGCGAGTGATGCCCTGGGCAGACTCATCCTGTTCGGCATGGGGTGCCATGTTGAACAAGGAGACAGATACCGAGAAAGTTTAGATTGCAGATAATGGGCTTGGTACTAATTGCAAGCTATCTCCAATCGTGTCAAGATGCTTCGTTAGCAAGGGTTCCCTTATTAATACGTAGCTACGGATATTCGGCTTTGGTAGCTTGTCACATTTCAGCCACCAGATAATAACTTTCCCCGCATTAATGATTTGCAGATATGGAGAATGCAACGTTTGAGAAACTCAGTAGGACCCAATTAGCTCTTATCAATTTGCAAGTGATCGACCTCAAATCGGTGAGACGATAAATCGGCGAACCGGCAAACATCGGGGAAAGGCCGGTGGCTAGCTTCTTTGAGTCGAGCTCACCATCAATATCAAGTCGGGCTAGCTACGACTATACTATTGAGAATCGTGGTTTCTCGGGCTTATCCCCGATAATAGGATTCCTTGGGCTCTTCAAAATACTGGTTCATAATGTTGCCCGATTTGTTGTAGCCACATTTGACATAGAACGGCTCGTTCTCCGGACTCGTCCCCAGAGTTGTCTTGTAGCACCCGACATTCTTAGCAATAGACGACAAGCTAGCCAGTAACTTTAGACCCAGGCCTTTGCCTTGGAAATCCTTCCTGATCGCGATTTCCTCAATATGTCCAATTGATCCAAGATTGTGAATACTGCCGAAACGAGGTTAGCAACAAGACAGCTAGTTCACCAATTAGAAAACTTACAACTTTCTCTCTACGATAAGAGCACCAGTTCCGACAACTCGGTTCTCATGCTCAATAACCACGTGGTGATGCACCCCTTGGCCCTGTGTCTTCATCCAATCGAACCTCTCCTCGAAGCGATCCTGGGACACGTCCCCTACATCAGAGAGTACGCTGAGGCAGTCAAGGAATCCCTTTGCGTAATCCCCTCGCTCTAAAGGTCGGATAGTGTAACCTTCAGGGAAGGATGTCACAACATCAGTTCCAATCAGGTCCGGTGAGAACAGAGGGCCGGAGAGAGAACCGGTTGCAACCATCTCGTGTCGTACCTGGTGGCTGTAGTGTAAGATGGGTCGATTAAGTGAGCTGATTTGCCTGATTCTGTCGTCTAGCGTTACGATAGATATTATCAATGAGCACGAAGGAGTCTTGCACATTTATGGATGATATCTTAGAGAAGCCCAACTAACCCGGTTGAGGCACAATACCCGGCAAACAGTCGGTGCAAATGCCGGCAAACCCTGTCCGATATCTTTCCCCGCATTTTAGTACGATCCTTCTCTACGTAGCCATGGCTACTTATCGTAAGGGGCCAAGAAACGTTGCATTGGCGTGTTACATTTTATCGATAGGGAAATGAGATGCTATCTCGTGCACACGCATGTCTGCGGGGTGCTACCGGTATCGCATTTCTAGGCTGGTCCCTGCAGAACTGGTGATAAGGATAAGCGAGCCAGATATCTCTGGGTGTACTGATCTTCGATACATACTTAATCACCATGCTTCGCCGTTTTAGGCGACTTAATT of Fusarium musae strain F31 chromosome 5, whole genome shotgun sequence contains these proteins:
- a CDS encoding hypothetical protein (EggNog:ENOG41): MAPHAEQDESAQGITRLPPPERPAFSASPPRLLIIGAGNRGKAYAEAIKNSSNGVIVGVVEPIALKRRHLGRKYIWGTREPAPGEEFGDWPEFVQWELSRRQAVASGATGVPEGVDAVFICVQDGMHKDVVLGLAPLKLHIMCEKPLAPNLKDCMAIYRSLSPDPSGSSETLFAIGHVLRYSPHNVMMRKLLLEDKVIGDIMAVNHTEPVGCYHFTHSYVRGNWRNEKAAAPSLLAKSCHDMDILYWILAAAPPGSNKPTHVPKDISSSGSLQYFRKERKPVEAGYATNCLSCAYEPSCQFSAKRIYTGADLKSQQQEHFCTVVAPEIEDCIPNGAPEAAKKAVLAKLAEDYSEDTPAEEVSKRNTFGRCVYECDNDVCDNQVVTLSWDADPIAAPGETPLQALSGRGSKTATLHMVAFTEKICTRFTHIYGVNGEMYADSSSITVTDFKTCKKTVHYPHIPEGGGHGDGDEGLTRQFVLAVDRVKNHGEKVSTAQREYIKCNLKDVIMSHSMVFAAEEARKGKKVIDFPEWFEKEVMIKLGT